From a single Planctellipticum variicoloris genomic region:
- a CDS encoding amidohydrolase family protein produces MPAAAPPDLDLPPIVDTHQHLWDLDRFTLPWHAVEDVPPLRRSFVMSDYLQAVAGLNVVKTVYMEVDVAPEQRVAEADYVLDLCAQPENPMCGAVIAARPGAPEFESYVRRYAANPFVKGVRQVLHVPATPPGFCLSSEFVEGVRLLGELGLSFDLCMRPGELHDAVRLVDACPNTRFIVDHCGNLSVTSRDAELRARWQSGLQELAARSNTVCKISGIVVTAEPDWAPADLAPNINFAMDAFGEDRILFAGDWPVCTLRSTLARWISALDAITGERSRDFRRKLFHDNAVRFYGL; encoded by the coding sequence ATGCCCGCAGCCGCTCCCCCTGACCTGGATCTTCCCCCCATCGTCGACACCCACCAGCACCTCTGGGACCTCGACCGCTTCACGCTCCCCTGGCATGCCGTCGAAGACGTGCCGCCGCTGCGCCGCAGCTTCGTGATGTCGGACTATCTGCAGGCGGTCGCAGGACTCAACGTCGTCAAGACCGTCTACATGGAAGTCGACGTCGCCCCCGAGCAGCGCGTCGCGGAAGCCGACTATGTCCTCGACCTCTGCGCCCAGCCGGAGAATCCGATGTGCGGCGCCGTCATCGCCGCACGTCCGGGCGCGCCCGAGTTCGAGTCGTACGTTCGACGCTACGCCGCCAATCCGTTCGTCAAAGGGGTCCGGCAGGTCTTGCATGTTCCGGCAACCCCTCCCGGGTTCTGTCTCAGTTCGGAGTTTGTCGAAGGCGTCCGCCTGCTCGGCGAACTTGGCCTTTCCTTCGACCTCTGCATGCGTCCCGGCGAACTGCACGACGCCGTCCGGCTGGTGGATGCCTGCCCGAACACGCGTTTTATTGTCGATCATTGCGGCAATCTGAGCGTCACCAGTCGGGATGCCGAATTGCGTGCTCGCTGGCAATCGGGACTGCAGGAACTCGCCGCCCGCTCGAATACCGTCTGCAAGATCTCCGGCATCGTCGTGACCGCCGAACCCGACTGGGCGCCCGCCGATCTGGCCCCGAATATAAACTTCGCGATGGACGCCTTCGGCGAGGACCGCATCCTGTTCGCCGGGGACTGGCCCGTCTGCACGCTCCGCTCAACGCTGGCCCGCTGGATCAGCGCCCTCGACGCCATCACTGGAGAGCGCTCGCGCGACTTCCGTCGGAAACTGTTTCACGACAACGCCGTGAGATTCTATGGCCTGTGA
- a CDS encoding Gfo/Idh/MocA family protein has translation MNRRQFLGASAQQAAGVAVGVVGWTGTAQAGIGGNPLERLDVAVIGVRNQGRVLANALAVQPDVLVRTVCDVDRQQAESAAAGLSDLQRVPPGIESDFRRVLDDPAIQAVVVATPDHWHAPIVLQACAAGKDVYVETPCSGTIAEGYWMLAAAQRHGRVVQTGLQERSGAHFQSAMELLRSKSLGAVRLARAWVVHRRKPIGHKPISAPPEAVDYNLWLGPAAAREFDANRFHFNWRWFWEYGGGELTHWGSHWLDVARWGLGVEWPVRVSACGGKLHFVDDQETPDTLTVHYEYHGRMLQWEHRLWSGHGIEGRNAGVAFYGEEGTLIVDRGGWKVYDRSDALVSESSELQTSHLRNFIDCVKSRQTPNAPLEIGHVSAGLCHLGNIAYRLGRDIRFDPLQLRCPHDAAATALLTRQYRPGFGGCGENDSPTGAIG, from the coding sequence TTGAACCGGCGGCAATTTCTGGGGGCGAGCGCTCAGCAGGCGGCGGGCGTGGCGGTGGGGGTCGTCGGCTGGACGGGGACTGCGCAGGCCGGGATTGGCGGGAATCCGCTGGAGCGGCTGGACGTGGCGGTGATCGGCGTCCGGAACCAGGGGCGCGTGCTGGCGAATGCGCTGGCGGTGCAGCCGGACGTCCTCGTACGGACAGTTTGCGATGTGGACCGCCAGCAGGCCGAATCTGCGGCGGCGGGGCTGAGCGATCTGCAGCGCGTGCCGCCGGGGATCGAGAGCGATTTCCGACGGGTGCTGGACGATCCGGCGATTCAGGCCGTGGTCGTCGCGACGCCGGATCACTGGCATGCGCCGATCGTGCTGCAGGCGTGTGCTGCGGGCAAAGACGTTTACGTGGAGACGCCCTGTTCGGGGACGATTGCCGAGGGGTACTGGATGCTCGCGGCCGCACAGCGGCATGGTCGAGTCGTCCAGACGGGACTGCAGGAGCGGAGCGGAGCGCACTTTCAGTCAGCAATGGAGCTGCTTCGTTCGAAGTCGCTGGGGGCCGTTCGACTGGCGCGGGCGTGGGTCGTGCACCGACGAAAGCCGATCGGCCACAAGCCCATATCAGCTCCGCCTGAGGCGGTCGATTACAATCTGTGGCTGGGACCGGCCGCAGCGCGGGAGTTCGACGCGAACCGGTTCCACTTCAACTGGCGCTGGTTCTGGGAGTACGGCGGCGGCGAACTGACCCACTGGGGCTCGCACTGGCTGGATGTGGCGCGGTGGGGCCTGGGGGTCGAGTGGCCCGTGCGAGTTTCGGCGTGCGGCGGCAAGCTGCATTTTGTCGACGACCAGGAGACGCCGGACACGTTGACGGTGCATTACGAGTACCACGGGCGAATGCTGCAGTGGGAGCACCGGCTGTGGTCGGGACATGGGATTGAAGGCCGGAACGCGGGAGTGGCGTTCTATGGCGAAGAGGGGACGCTGATCGTGGATCGGGGCGGGTGGAAGGTCTACGACCGCTCCGACGCGCTGGTTTCGGAGTCGTCCGAGTTACAGACGAGTCATCTGCGGAATTTCATCGACTGCGTGAAGTCGCGGCAGACGCCGAACGCGCCGCTGGAGATCGGGCACGTTTCGGCGGGTCTGTGCCATCTGGGCAACATCGCTTACCGACTCGGGCGGGATATCCGGTTCGATCCGCTGCAGTTGCGGTGTCCGCACGATGCGGCGGCAACAGCGCTGCTGACCCGGCAGTACCGGCCGGGGTTTGGCGGATGCGGGGAGAACGACAGCCCGACCGGTGCCATCGGTTGA
- a CDS encoding ImmA/IrrE family metallo-endopeptidase, translated as MSPCDWQAAIDRVVRDLLQSAEISAPPVDALQLAARLHVTVAIDRGQPERGRLKRVGGAPSIFLRPEDRPERLQWAAAHELGESVAWRVCEVAGTTGRDLPAGWREDLANEFAQRLLLPAHWFEAACAVEADLLRLKEQFASASHELIAWRLLALDIPTVVTLCDQGQVVRRRGNRSAPPYELLPEERDCLDAVRRDRAPCEICADGFRVQAWPVYEGAWKREIVRTSCTADLIDF; from the coding sequence ATGTCTCCCTGTGACTGGCAAGCCGCGATCGACCGCGTCGTCCGGGACCTGCTGCAGTCCGCGGAAATCTCCGCCCCTCCCGTCGACGCCCTGCAACTGGCGGCCCGGCTGCACGTGACGGTCGCCATCGATCGCGGTCAGCCCGAGCGGGGACGACTGAAACGCGTCGGCGGCGCTCCGTCCATCTTTCTCCGGCCCGAAGACCGTCCGGAACGTCTTCAATGGGCCGCCGCCCACGAACTCGGCGAGTCCGTGGCCTGGCGCGTCTGCGAAGTTGCCGGCACGACCGGCCGCGACCTGCCTGCCGGTTGGCGTGAGGATCTGGCCAACGAGTTCGCTCAGCGGCTGCTCCTCCCGGCTCACTGGTTCGAAGCGGCATGTGCCGTGGAAGCGGATCTGCTGCGACTCAAGGAGCAGTTCGCGTCCGCCAGCCACGAGCTGATTGCGTGGCGGCTGCTCGCCCTCGACATTCCTACCGTCGTCACCCTCTGCGATCAGGGGCAAGTCGTCCGTCGGCGGGGCAATCGCAGCGCTCCGCCGTACGAACTGCTTCCCGAGGAACGGGACTGCCTTGACGCGGTCAGGCGCGATCGGGCACCCTGCGAAATCTGTGCGGATGGATTTCGCGTACAAGCCTGGCCCGTCTACGAGGGGGCCTGGAAACGGGAGATCGTCCGGACGTCGTGCACCGCTGATCTGATCGACTTCTGA
- a CDS encoding inositol monophosphatase family protein, translating into MIADFMQAADEAARLGGQVLRTWSTRFTVTEKSRSNLVTEADFASQKVIHEFLHRRYPHHGFLGEEGLEHPTGAGGYRWVIDPLDGTSNYVHGFPYYAVSIGLEEQGELIAAAIYDPTRDEMFLAGRGLGATLNRRRLKTSGERIVGQAMLVASLPVATTAEDPAVGRFLSMIPKAQTVQRTGSAALNLAYVAAGRLDGFWSASLKPWDMAAGVLLVREAGGVVTTIRGGSFELEVPDLLAAATGELQQEMVRILA; encoded by the coding sequence GTGATTGCGGATTTCATGCAGGCGGCCGACGAGGCGGCCCGGCTGGGGGGGCAGGTGCTGCGCACCTGGTCGACCCGGTTTACGGTCACGGAGAAGAGCCGGTCCAATCTGGTGACGGAAGCCGACTTCGCGTCCCAGAAAGTGATTCACGAGTTCCTGCATCGGCGCTATCCGCACCACGGTTTTCTCGGCGAAGAGGGCCTGGAGCATCCGACCGGGGCGGGGGGGTATCGCTGGGTGATCGATCCGCTGGACGGGACTTCGAATTACGTGCACGGGTTCCCGTACTACGCGGTTTCGATCGGTCTGGAAGAGCAGGGGGAGCTGATCGCGGCGGCGATTTACGATCCGACGCGGGACGAGATGTTTCTGGCGGGTCGCGGGCTGGGAGCGACGCTGAATCGTCGGCGGCTCAAGACTTCCGGCGAGCGGATCGTCGGCCAGGCGATGCTCGTCGCGAGCCTGCCGGTCGCGACGACCGCCGAGGATCCGGCGGTCGGGCGTTTTCTGTCGATGATTCCGAAGGCGCAAACGGTCCAGCGAACCGGTTCGGCGGCGCTGAATCTGGCTTACGTCGCCGCGGGCCGGCTGGACGGATTCTGGTCGGCGAGTCTGAAGCCGTGGGACATGGCGGCGGGGGTGCTGCTGGTTCGCGAGGCGGGTGGAGTTGTCACAACAATTCGGGGCGGATCATTTGAACTGGAGGTGCCGGATCTGCTGGCAGCAGCGACAGGCGAACTTCAGCAGGAGATGGTGCGGATTCTCGCGTGA
- a CDS encoding A24 family peptidase: protein MASWPWYAWLYIVGVAGMTLIALVTDLKARRIPNWLTVPMFFAGWIYQAAFFGGAGLLDALAGFALGFGMLFVLWLIAGGGAGDAKLMGALSVWLGFMPTVAVIVVSTAFIAVFHVGTILYRFFTRGYRAVRKDIERDRKSRESGKEVAARGRLILPYAVPLGLATWLVVGWEASLSKHAPFKPLKPAVAQAQLDIQRS from the coding sequence ATGGCAAGCTGGCCGTGGTATGCGTGGCTCTACATCGTGGGCGTCGCCGGGATGACCCTCATCGCGCTGGTGACCGACCTCAAGGCCCGGCGAATCCCCAACTGGCTCACGGTCCCCATGTTTTTTGCCGGCTGGATCTATCAGGCCGCATTCTTCGGCGGAGCAGGACTCCTCGACGCTCTCGCCGGCTTCGCGCTCGGCTTCGGAATGCTCTTCGTTCTCTGGCTGATCGCCGGCGGCGGCGCCGGCGACGCCAAACTCATGGGAGCCCTCAGCGTCTGGCTCGGCTTCATGCCCACCGTCGCCGTGATCGTCGTCAGCACCGCTTTCATCGCCGTCTTCCATGTCGGCACGATCCTCTACCGGTTCTTCACGCGCGGCTATCGCGCCGTCCGGAAAGATATCGAACGCGATCGGAAGTCCCGCGAATCCGGCAAGGAAGTCGCAGCCCGCGGCCGGCTGATCCTCCCCTACGCCGTCCCCCTCGGCCTCGCCACCTGGCTGGTCGTCGGCTGGGAGGCGTCGCTGTCAAAGCACGCCCCCTTCAAGCCGCTCAAGCCGGCGGTTGCACAGGCTCAACTCGACATCCAGCGCAGTTGA